In Thermoplasmata archaeon, the genomic window AAAATATAGTAAAATGAACCCGAAAAAAATATTATATATTGGAAACACAATTTTAATTTTGTCTCACTACCGGAAAAATAGTAACATAGACTAATTATTATATTCTCGAAAAGATGTCACTTTAAATAGGGATGCAAAATTTTCAGGCTTATCTATATCTCCCTGTACCAAGTGGGGCTGAGCGGATTTGAACCGCCGACCTTCCGGTTATCAGCCGGACGCTCCAACCATGCTAAGCTACAACCCCAAAATTTTTTTCTTAAAATGATAAATACTAATTTATATTTAATATTTTTTTATCTTACTGCGAATTATCAATCAAAACTTTAAAATATCTTATATGATTTCTCTTAAAAAGTTTGCAGGTGTGGTGTAGCATGGTAGCACTAAAGCCTTCCAAGCTTTCGACTCGGGTCCAAATCCCGACACCTGCACTGTTATAAAATATATTATTATGCATAATTGAACAGACTGTATTGCTTTGCAATTCTAAAAAAATAGAAATATTTTTAAACTAATTTTATTATTGTCTATCAAAAAAGGTGGTAAATTATGGACAATGAAAATTCAATGATCTTAACCGTTGGTGAAGCTCCAAGTACAGATGTAGGCTTAGGAAGAGCGAGAATCAATCAAAGCATTCGTGAAAAATTAGATCTTTCCATTGGTGATATCATATCAATTACAGGGTTGACAAGCAAAAAAACTACTGCGTCATTGGTCTACAGAAGCTCTAGTGAAGATGAAGGAAAAAAGATAATACGGATAGAAGGTGATATCAGGAGAAATGCAGGCGTTACGTTGGGAGAAAAAGTGTTAGTTGCAAAAGCTAATGCTGTTCCAGCCAAGCTTGTTGTATTTTCTCCAATCATTGAAAAAGGCCAAAAGTTGAGGTTTGGAGAGGGAATAGAAGAGTTTGTAGCAAGAATGTTAGAGAGAAGGCCTATTGTAGAAGGAGATGTATTGTTAATACCAGGAATTACTTTGATGGGAAGAACAGGCCCGAAATTCAAAGTGATAAAAACAAACCCGAAAGGGATATTGATCGTAGATGAACTTACAAAAGTAGAGCTTAAAGAAGAGTCTGTTGAAGAGATATCTGAGAAGGTTACAGGTGTAACTTATGAAGATATTGGAGGGCTGACTGAAGAGATCAGAAAAGTAAGAGAGATGATAGAGCTTCCACTAAAACATCCAGAATTATTCGAGAGACTGGGTATTACACCACCAAAAGGTGTATTATTGCATGGTCCACCGGGTACAGGTAAAACTTTGATAGCTAAAGCTGTGGCAAATGAGTCAAATGCATCATTTTTCTTAATAAATGGTCCGGAGATAATGAGCAAGTATTATGGGCAAAGTGAAGAAACGCTGAGGAACATATTTAATGATGCTCAGAAAAACGCACCGTCCATAATATTCATAGATGAGATAGACTCAATAGCACCAAAACGTGCAGAAGTGCAGGGAGAGGTAGAAAGAAGAGTTGTAGCTCAGCTTTTGACTCTTATGGATGGATTAAAAGAGAGAGAGCATGTGATTGTTATTGGTGCCACAAATCTGGTCGACAACGTTGATCCTGCATTAAGAAGACCTGGCAGGTTTGATAGAGAGATAGAGATTGGAATACCGACGAAAGATGGAAGAAAGGAGATTTTGCAAATTCATACTAGACTTATGCCTTTAAATTTAAAAGATGAGTCTGAAAAAGATAAGTTTTTAGAGGAGATGGCCTCGATCACGCATGGTTTTGTAGGAGCGGATCTTGCGTCGCTGGCTAGAGAAAGTGCTATGAAAGCGTTGAGAAGATACTTACCAAGCATAGATTTAGACAAGCCGATACCCATAGATATCTTGCAGAAAATGACAGTAGAAAAAGATGATTTTAAAGAGGCATTGAAAGAGGTAGAACCCAGCATATTGCGATCTGTTTTATTAGAGGTTCCAAATGTAAAATGGAGCGAAATTGGAGATCTTGAAGATGCAAAACAAGCGTTGAAAGAAGCGGTTGAGATGCCCATCAAAGAGCCTCAAAAATTCAAACTAATGGGAATCAGGCCTACCAAAGGCATATTGTTGTATGGCCCACCAGGAACCGGTAAAACGTTATTAGCAAAGGCAGTAGCGACAGAGAGCGAGATGAACTTTATAACCATAAAAGGACCCGAAGTGCTTAGTAAATGGGTTGGAGAATCAGAAAAGGCGATACGTGAGATCTTTAAAAAAGCTAAGCAAGCATCACCGGCCATAATATTCTTAGATGAAATAGATTCTATTGCACCCAGAAGAGGTATGTTTTCAGATTCAGGCGTAACTGAGAGAATGGTAAATCAGTTACTTACGTCTATGGACGGAATAGAGAATATAGAGGGAGTAGTAATCATTGCTGCATCAAACAGGCCCGAGATCATAGATCCCGCACTTTTACGTGCTGGAAGATTTGATCGTTTGATTTATGTATCTCCACCCAATAAAGAGGCTCGGCTTAAGATCTTGGAGATACACACTAGAAAGATGCCACTCGACAAAGGCCTGAATTTGCCAGATCTAGCTAGCAGATTAGAGAATTATGTGGGATCAGATATAGAAAACTTATGTAGAGAGGCAGGAATGATAGCTATCCGAGAGAATCGAGCTAAAGTAACAGCGCAGGATTTTGAGAGTGCGATGCAGATAATAAAACCGTCTCTGAATGAGGAAAGTATAAAATACTACAATGCGATTGGTGATTTGATATCAAAAAACGTAGAGACAAATAAAAAAGAAGAATTGCAATATTTTAGGTAAATGGAGGACAAAACTATGAAAAAGTTTGTGACTGAATTAAGAAGCAAAACAGTAATGACAAATGATGGAATAATACTCGGAACAATAGACAATTTTGTAGTTGATACAGATACAGGGCAAATACAACATTTATTGGTGGTACCATCTGAGGATCTTGAAGCAAGAGGATATGAAAAAGATCATCAAGGCAGATTAATACTGCCATTCAAAAGCATGAAATCTGTAAAAGACGTGGTAGTATTAGAACTAAAAGAAACTAAATAACATTTTTTTTATTTTTTAATATCTTAAGATTGCTCCGATTCCGCCAAATGCATTTTGAAATATTTTACCTTCTTCACTGTCAGTGCTTATAAACTCTATTTTAGCGTTTGTGCTTTCAGCAAGTTCATAAAGTTCTTCAACTATATCATGCTGTTCTTTAACAACCATCGGTACATTGCAGTCTGGGCAAATCTTTTCTTTAATTACACTAACAGTTTCTGTTATTTCTTTATGGCAATTTGGACACTGCCATACTACCTTGTTCTTTCTTAACCCTTCAGACAGGATCAATGTATCAACTTTAGATGCAACCAATGCTGCACGAACCTCTTTCTCCCCGTAAGTAGCGTGGCTATCAGTGCTTTTTTTAATTTCTCCCATAAAACGATCTATAATCTTTTTTTCGTGTGCTATTTCTAGATTGTCTATCGCATCTGCTGCTTTTTCAACAAGCTCTTTTAAACCATATTCATCTGTGTATCCAGTATCGAATAGTTCCAAAATCTTTTTTTGAAGCTCATAATGCATAAACTCTTTTTCTGCAAAAAACTCTTTTGTAGCACCTGGACCTCCGATAAATATGCCTTTTAGATTTTTTTGTGTTAAAAAAGCGTTGCTGGCCGTCTCTCCAACTTTTACAAAAAATTCATGTGCTGCAATTTCTATCAATCTTTCAAACCTTCGTGAAGACTGACCTCCCTGATGATGTTTGCTCGGAACCTGCGACTGTATATTTTTCACTACCTCTATTTTGGTGCCTCTCAAGTACCCGATAGTAGCCTCGCTTCTATCTATTACTATCAGTCCATACACATCTTTCTCTCCCAACATTGCTGTTAGAGGATCTAGATAAAACTTTGAATCGCATCTATAGATCATAGATGAAATTGGTTCTGGTGGCTCAATGATGAAAGTGACCATCTCTGTCTGGTCTCCTTTGGTAGGTATACTTCCTATAAACATTGCCAATCCTGTAGGTGGTGGAACTTTGTACATTTTAAGCCTGCTCATCATAGACTCTATAGCGCTAGTAACATTTTTTCTAGTTCCCTTGCTCTTTATATTTGATGATGTTGAATATTCATCTCTTAGATATGATATAACGTCAAATATCGGTTTGTTGGGAGGTACATATAACGATATCAGTTCTGTACCTCTTCCTTCAAAGCTCATCAACGACTCTAGTGCTTTTTTAAATTCATAGCTTTTAATGTTATCTGGCATCTATTTATTCTCCGTTTTTATATTACATAAGCGAGATAACTATTTATTATTTATTGTTATCGGGCATTGTTAAATTTCGATAATTATTATGAATGTATCGATAAAACAGTTGTTATACTAACCAGCATTTCAAGCAGATAGAGAGTTAGAGATTAAAGTGCCAAGGTCCAAAAAATTCTGTTTTACTACTACCATTTTGTAAATCCATTATGTTTGGCAACAACGTTTCTATATACATCTTTCCGATTTGTTTTATTCTTTTAAATATAATATACAAAACTAACAAATTTAAATCGTTATATTTTTCTAGTAAAAACAACACACTCAGTCTAGAGAATAATAAATTTTTTGCAATGTCCATAACACTCCTCTCCTCTATTTGTTATTTTTCAATTACTAGATTTATTCTCTTATGAAACTGTTCAATCTACTTATCTTACAATGTTGTTTTTAAGCTGAAACAATATTAGTAATGTCAATAATGAACTAGCGCAATCATAAGACCTATAAATACAGCTACAATGCCGACAAGCTCTATTTTTGTATATCTCTCTCTCAGAATTATTATTGCCAGAATTACTGATACGGGAACTGATAAGATAGTTATTACGCCAGTTAAAGCTGTACCATATTCAGATATAAATATTCCGTAAGCAGCATTTCCAAGACCAGAAAAGAACCCTCCATAAATCGCAAGCATTTTCATATTTCTATGTTCAGCACTGGATTTTTTTACAAATGCTACATTTACAATAAATAATAGTAAAAAAATAAAAGAGTATAAAAGATAAGTATAAAATATTGGAGAAGTGGAAGATACAAACGAAAAACATACCCATTCAAGAGCCCAGAGCACGGGAGAAAGAGTAAGAAAAATAAAAGATTTATCCACTTTTATTTTGGTTTTGTTCAATCCTTTAATTCCTATCAAATATAATCCAAACAATGATACTAAAAGCCCAAATAATATATTATATCCAGGAAAAATACGATACGCGATCGCACCTATAAATGTGATAAGCAGTCCTTGCAAATTAAAAATGGTACTTGAAATGCCAGCAAAGGTACCTTTAAGCCCTATGTATCCAAAGAAATATGCTACTGCTCCAAAAATCGATGAAATCAATATTATTATGAGATCTTGGTTCCATAGATATCCAATTCCTATCTTAGGGCGAATAGCAATGACTTCAATAGTCATTACGACAACGGCACCAAATATATAGTACATCGTAAATCGCTCAGGTCTCATTTCTTTTAGTGACACTTTAGAAAACAATACTGCGACAGAAAATCCAATTGTAACTAATACAATAAGCGTAACTCCTATTATATTCATTCAGCAATCAATAGCATTTTCGATATTTAATAATTTCTCAGAGTGATTTTATCAACATCGAAAATAGAAAGATATATAATTTATGAGGTGATGTATAATAATAATATGAAAAGTATAGAGACAATCGTGATTTCACTTGGTGGTTCGGTGGTTGTACCAGATAGTGTAGATACTGACTATATTGAACAATTCACTGCGCTTTTAAGAACGTACAAAAACAAGAGATTCTACATTGTTGTTGGAGGTGGAAAAACAGCCAGAGTATATATTAAGGCTGCTCGATCGAGAGGCGAAAATGAGTACATGCTGGATAAGATTGGCATATTTGCCACGAGGCTGAACGCATCCATACTTTTAACATATTTGAGGGATCTGGCATATCCAAATATTCCTGCGACCGTTGACGAGGCTGCTGAAAATGTGGATAATTATTCAGTAATAGTGATGGGCGGCACTGAACCAGGACATACTACAGATACTGTATCCGTACTTCTGGCCGAACGCTTAAATTGTAAAAGAGTTATAAATGCAACTGCAGTGGATGGAATATACGATGTCGATCCAAAAAAGGACAAAAACGCAATGTTATTAAAAAATATTGATTATAAAGATGCGGTTTCTTTGACCGTTTCAGAAATGATTAATGCGGGTCCAAATGTGGTTTTAGATCTGTTATCGATAAAATTGGCAGAGCGAAGTAATATAGAGATTGATGTGATCAACGGAAAAAACCTGGACAATTTTAAAAACTGCATTGAAAACAGGCAGTTTTACGGTACAGTGGTGAGCAATTATCACTTAAAGAAGTAGCCAACTATGTTGACTATAACTGCCACGATGAACCACGATATCAGTACCGACTCTACTGTATAGATTCCAAAAAACAACTTGTAAGAGCCAAGAACTAATACAAGCATCAATGATCCATATGTTTTACAGCCAAACAATGCGTATGCTCTTTTCCACTTTACCTTTATGGTCATGTATCCAATAAGTGTGTATAATAAGAGCACTAAAAAAACTAGTATTGGCAGGTTTATAGAGCTCAGTAAAATTATGAAACTCAGTGTATTAAAAAAAACGCTGCTCCATGTTACTCTTTTATGTTCAACTACTATACCATAATAAATAACAACTAATGCGCTAAGAATAGAGGCATATTCGGGAGTTAAAAAAATCATGAAAGGGTTTTGGTAATTTTATCCAAAACC contains:
- a CDS encoding CDC48 family AAA ATPase, whose translation is MDNENSMILTVGEAPSTDVGLGRARINQSIREKLDLSIGDIISITGLTSKKTTASLVYRSSSEDEGKKIIRIEGDIRRNAGVTLGEKVLVAKANAVPAKLVVFSPIIEKGQKLRFGEGIEEFVARMLERRPIVEGDVLLIPGITLMGRTGPKFKVIKTNPKGILIVDELTKVELKEESVEEISEKVTGVTYEDIGGLTEEIRKVREMIELPLKHPELFERLGITPPKGVLLHGPPGTGKTLIAKAVANESNASFFLINGPEIMSKYYGQSEETLRNIFNDAQKNAPSIIFIDEIDSIAPKRAEVQGEVERRVVAQLLTLMDGLKEREHVIVIGATNLVDNVDPALRRPGRFDREIEIGIPTKDGRKEILQIHTRLMPLNLKDESEKDKFLEEMASITHGFVGADLASLARESAMKALRRYLPSIDLDKPIPIDILQKMTVEKDDFKEALKEVEPSILRSVLLEVPNVKWSEIGDLEDAKQALKEAVEMPIKEPQKFKLMGIRPTKGILLYGPPGTGKTLLAKAVATESEMNFITIKGPEVLSKWVGESEKAIREIFKKAKQASPAIIFLDEIDSIAPRRGMFSDSGVTERMVNQLLTSMDGIENIEGVVIIAASNRPEIIDPALLRAGRFDRLIYVSPPNKEARLKILEIHTRKMPLDKGLNLPDLASRLENYVGSDIENLCREAGMIAIRENRAKVTAQDFESAMQIIKPSLNEESIKYYNAIGDLISKNVETNKKEELQYFR
- a CDS encoding PRC-barrel domain-containing protein produces the protein MKKFVTELRSKTVMTNDGIILGTIDNFVVDTDTGQIQHLLVVPSEDLEARGYEKDHQGRLILPFKSMKSVKDVVVLELKETK
- the prf1 gene encoding peptide chain release factor aRF-1: MPDNIKSYEFKKALESLMSFEGRGTELISLYVPPNKPIFDVISYLRDEYSTSSNIKSKGTRKNVTSAIESMMSRLKMYKVPPPTGLAMFIGSIPTKGDQTEMVTFIIEPPEPISSMIYRCDSKFYLDPLTAMLGEKDVYGLIVIDRSEATIGYLRGTKIEVVKNIQSQVPSKHHQGGQSSRRFERLIEIAAHEFFVKVGETASNAFLTQKNLKGIFIGGPGATKEFFAEKEFMHYELQKKILELFDTGYTDEYGLKELVEKAADAIDNLEIAHEKKIIDRFMGEIKKSTDSHATYGEKEVRAALVASKVDTLILSEGLRKNKVVWQCPNCHKEITETVSVIKEKICPDCNVPMVVKEQHDIVEELYELAESTNAKIEFISTDSEEGKIFQNAFGGIGAILRY
- a CDS encoding DMT family transporter, with the protein product MNIIGVTLIVLVTIGFSVAVLFSKVSLKEMRPERFTMYYIFGAVVVMTIEVIAIRPKIGIGYLWNQDLIIILISSIFGAVAYFFGYIGLKGTFAGISSTIFNLQGLLITFIGAIAYRIFPGYNILFGLLVSLFGLYLIGIKGLNKTKIKVDKSFIFLTLSPVLWALEWVCFSFVSSTSPIFYTYLLYSFIFLLLFIVNVAFVKKSSAEHRNMKMLAIYGGFFSGLGNAAYGIFISEYGTALTGVITILSVPVSVILAIIILRERYTKIELVGIVAVFIGLMIALVHY
- the pyrH gene encoding UMP kinase, producing the protein MYNNNMKSIETIVISLGGSVVVPDSVDTDYIEQFTALLRTYKNKRFYIVVGGGKTARVYIKAARSRGENEYMLDKIGIFATRLNASILLTYLRDLAYPNIPATVDEAAENVDNYSVIVMGGTEPGHTTDTVSVLLAERLNCKRVINATAVDGIYDVDPKKDKNAMLLKNIDYKDAVSLTVSEMINAGPNVVLDLLSIKLAERSNIEIDVINGKNLDNFKNCIENRQFYGTVVSNYHLKK